A stretch of DNA from Nitrospirota bacterium:
TGAATCAGGATTCTGTATTTAATCCCTTTCAGGTCTTCTGTAATATTCATCCAACAGGTCCTGCTTAGTCAGTATTGCTTCGAAATCAACATCATGTTTGAGGATGTTTTCCCTGCCGCCCTCCTGCCTGTCTACGAGGACAATAACTTTTACAACATGCAGTCCCCCGGCCCTTGCGTTCTCGATCGCCTCAATAGTGGATTGTCCGGTTGTCGCCACGTCGTCAACTATAACGACCCTGTTGCCGGTTGTAACGTCTCCTTCTATAACCCTCTTAAGTCCGTATTCCTTGGCCTTCTTCCTGACGGAAAAGGCATTTATGTGTTTACCCTTAAGAACGCTTGTATAAGCCACGGCATCGGCTACAGGGTCTGCACCCATTGTAAGCCCGCCGATCGCATCTATCCCAAGATCTGATATTTTATCGTATATTATGTTGCCGATAAGATATGCGCCCCTCGCATTCTTTGTCGTCTTTCTGCAGTCAATGTAGAGATTGCTTTTTTTACCTGAAGCAAGTTCATAGATTGGTTCATCAGCGACCTTCAGCGACTTTTCGAGAATAATGTCTATTAATTCTTTCAGCATTGGCATCATGAATCTCCAAGGTTAGGTTAAATAGGGACAGCGACTATTTATTCGTTGACGAATAAATAGTCGCTGTCCCTATTTAACCTTCCATATCTGCTGATTGTCAAGCACATTATTAGTTTAATAAAAGATAACGTAGACAAAATGGCCAACGGGCTTTATCCTGTAAGGAGGGTAATTTATTATAAAAAATCAATCTTACAGGAGGCAGCATGGATACCAAAATTGAAAAAGCAACATTTGCCGGCGGCTGTTTCTGGTGTATGGAACCGCCTTTCGAAGGGATTGACGGTGTCCTGGAAGTTGTTACCGGCTACACAGGAGGTCACGTTAAAGATCCGTCTTACGAAGAGGTCTGTGAAGGTGATACAGGACACACAGAGGCTGTTCAGATCACCTATGACCCGTCAAAGATAACATATGACAGGCTCCTTGATGTCTTCTGGAGGCAGATAGATCCGACAGACGCCGGAGGTCAGTTCGTAGACAGGGGGACGCAATACCGCACTGCCATTTTTTATCATTCGGATGAACAAAAGATGGCTGCAGAAAAATCGAAAGCGCAGCTGGAAAAGTCAGGCAGGTATATGAAACCTGTTGTGACAGAGATCCTGCCGTCAGCTGAGTTCTACATCGCTGAGGAGTATCATCAGGATTACTACAAAAAAGAGTCCATGAGATATAAAAATTATCGCAAACATTCCGGTCGCGATAAGGTACTGAAAGGTTTATGGCAGTATCAGAAACCGGATGAGTCAGAGCTGAGGAAGAGACTGACCCCTTTGCAATTCAAGGTTACACAGGAGAAGGGGACAGAGAGGCCTTTTGAGAATGAATACTGCGGCAATAAGAGAGAAGGGATATATGTTGATGTGGTTTCCGGAGAGGTCCTTTTCAGTTCCCGTGACAAGTTCGATTCCGGAACAGGGTGGCCGAGTTTTACAAGGCCTCTTGAGCCTGAAAACATAGTGGAGAAAGAAGACGCGGATCATTTCATGGTAAGGACCGAGGTTAGAAGCAGGAATGCCGGCTCCCACCTTGGCCATGTCTTTCCGGATGGACCTGAACCAACAGGGCTTCGCTACTGCATAAATTCCGCGGCCATTCGTTTTATCCCGAAAGAGGATATGGAAAAAGAGGGGTATGGCGGGTACAGGGACTTACTCATATCTTAGGGCTTCAATCGGCTTAAGTTGTGATGCCTTTTTTGCTGGCCAGATCCCGAATACCATACCCACAGCGACAGAAAAAATTGTTGCCAGGGCAACCGAAGAGATCGAGACTTTAGTAGTCCAGCCTGCTGCGTATGATAATCCGGAGGCAATTCCTATGCCTATAGCTATGCCTATTACGCCGCCGCTAACTGACATCACGACTGCCTCGATGATAAACTGAGTCAATATATCCCTGGAACGTGCACCTATGGCCTTTCGAAGTCCGATTTCCCTGGTACGCTCTGTTACGGAAACTAACATGATGTTCATAATCCCGATGCCGCCGACCAGAAGTGAGATAACTGCAATTGACCCCAGAAGCCAGCTCATTGTTTTTGTGGTGCTCGCAAGTGTTTCCTGAATCTCTGTCAGGTTTCGTATGTCAATGCTTTCTTTGATGTCGCCTGTCAATCTGTGCCTTCGGACTAAAAGTCCTTCAATCTCATCCTGAGCCTGATCTATAACGTCAGGCCCCCGGACCTCCACATCTATCCCATCAACATAATCTTTTCCCAGAACCCGATACATTGCAGTTGAGATCGGAATGACAATCACATCATCCTGATCCCTCCATCCGGTAGCCCCTTTTTCCGGTAAAACCCCAATGACCTTGAAATTTATACGGTTGATCTTAATCTCTGAACCTACGGGGTCGTTTTCCGCAAACAACTCTCTTGCAACTGTCAACCCTAAGACGGCTACCTTGCCACGGCTCCTGACGTCTTCTTCTGTAAAGAACCGTCCCAGAATTGGTTCAGACGCGCGCATTTTGGCGTAATTAACACCTACCCCCTCGAGGCGTGTGCTCCAGTTCTTATTGCTGTATACGACCTGACCCCTTCCGGTTACATTGGGGGTAACCATCTTCACGGGGGGCAATTTAGCAATGGCATCGGCATCTCTGACAGTGAAACGAGTTACTGATCCTGTTTCGAGGGCAACTCCACGCAGCCTGGGTGAACCAGGTCTAACAGAAAGAAGGTTTGATCCAAGGGACGCCAGCCGTTGTTCAAGGGATTCTCTTGCCCCTGCTCCTAAAGCAAGCATGGCAATGACTGCGGCAACCCCGATCAAAATCCCCAGGATCGAGAGGAATGCACGGACTTTGTGAGATAAGATGGCCTGAATGGCCTGCTGCATATGATCAGGCAGCCTTGCTCCGGTTGAATTTAC
This window harbors:
- the pyrE gene encoding orotate phosphoribosyltransferase — encoded protein: MLKELIDIILEKSLKVADEPIYELASGKKSNLYIDCRKTTKNARGAYLIGNIIYDKISDLGIDAIGGLTMGADPVADAVAYTSVLKGKHINAFSVRKKAKEYGLKRVIEGDVTTGNRVVIVDDVATTGQSTIEAIENARAGGLHVVKVIVLVDRQEGGRENILKHDVDFEAILTKQDLLDEYYRRPERD
- a CDS encoding ABC transporter permease; translated protein: MIDLKNINKTYRTGKIAFQALRDVSLSIEQGEFVAIMGPSGSGKSTLLHLLGMLDRPDSGSYTIYDKEISSCSEQELACLRNHLIGFVFQQFHLLARTSAIDNAYLPLTYSGKRQNKARASQRLKEVGLAHREDHKPNELSGGEQQRVAIARALVNDPLIVFADEPTGNLDTQSEKEIIAILEELNRQGKTIILVTHENEIAEHARRIIFMRDGKIVSDKRKDAAVNTGEGPTTSRHPEFNQGYKAMPPGREIPEQDRKDRERDEDGKGFSNERQHIEEVLNAVNSTGARLPDHMQQAIQAILSHKVRAFLSILGILIGVAAVIAMLALGAGARESLEQRLASLGSNLLSVRPGSPRLRGVALETGSVTRFTVRDADAIAKLPPVKMVTPNVTGRGQVVYSNKNWSTRLEGVGVNYAKMRASEPILGRFFTEEDVRSRGKVAVLGLTVARELFAENDPVGSEIKINRINFKVIGVLPEKGATGWRDQDDVIVIPISTAMYRVLGKDYVDGIDVEVRGPDVIDQAQDEIEGLLVRRHRLTGDIKESIDIRNLTEIQETLASTTKTMSWLLGSIAVISLLVGGIGIMNIMLVSVTERTREIGLRKAIGARSRDILTQFIIEAVVMSVSGGVIGIAIGIGIASGLSYAAGWTTKVSISSVALATIFSVAVGMVFGIWPAKKASQLKPIEALRYE
- the msrA gene encoding peptide-methionine (S)-S-oxide reductase MsrA; amino-acid sequence: MDTKIEKATFAGGCFWCMEPPFEGIDGVLEVVTGYTGGHVKDPSYEEVCEGDTGHTEAVQITYDPSKITYDRLLDVFWRQIDPTDAGGQFVDRGTQYRTAIFYHSDEQKMAAEKSKAQLEKSGRYMKPVVTEILPSAEFYIAEEYHQDYYKKESMRYKNYRKHSGRDKVLKGLWQYQKPDESELRKRLTPLQFKVTQEKGTERPFENEYCGNKREGIYVDVVSGEVLFSSRDKFDSGTGWPSFTRPLEPENIVEKEDADHFMVRTEVRSRNAGSHLGHVFPDGPEPTGLRYCINSAAIRFIPKEDMEKEGYGGYRDLLIS